One part of the Pseudemcibacter aquimaris genome encodes these proteins:
- a CDS encoding TetR family transcriptional regulator C-terminal domain-containing protein has translation MTAKEKNGVARKQRVRNRNQRKIITAAEKIFSEKGYIAATVQEIADLVDIPKANIHYYYPTKKDLYLSVIKNLRDIWKSDIGILMNEDDAKTALSGYVRSLLDISFENPRAYKIWSWEMMFGAKNLSKEIKQSMIKRHSQETELIQKWIDTGQIIPIEPQNLLFFLWGVTRHFSDLRDQIKILNNNKYLSKEQREKVYRDAENMVVRGVIIENR, from the coding sequence ATGACGGCTAAAGAAAAAAATGGGGTTGCGCGCAAGCAACGTGTGCGCAACCGTAATCAACGAAAAATCATTACCGCTGCGGAAAAAATATTCTCGGAAAAAGGATATATCGCCGCAACCGTACAAGAAATTGCGGACCTCGTTGATATACCAAAAGCCAACATCCATTACTATTACCCAACCAAAAAAGATTTGTATCTTTCGGTCATTAAAAATTTACGCGACATTTGGAAAAGCGACATTGGTATCCTGATGAATGAAGATGACGCGAAGACGGCCTTAAGCGGATATGTCAGAAGTTTGCTGGATATTTCATTTGAAAATCCCCGTGCCTATAAAATCTGGAGCTGGGAAATGATGTTCGGCGCAAAAAATCTTTCCAAAGAAATTAAACAAAGCATGATCAAGCGCCATAGCCAAGAGACGGAACTTATCCAAAAATGGATTGATACAGGACAAATCATTCCAATTGAGCCGCAAAACCTGCTTTTTTTCTTATGGGGTGTGACAAGACATTTTTCCGACTTAAGAGATCAGATCAAAATATTGAATAACAATAAATATTTAAGCAAAGAACAACGTGAAAAAGTATACCGTGACGCTGAAAATATGGTCGTAAGAGGCGTTATTATAGAAAACCGTTAA